One genomic segment of Falsiruegeria litorea R37 includes these proteins:
- a CDS encoding FAD-binding oxidoreductase: MTEAVLNLERLPQQSATALVVPSSGTAVFDILNALETALGSQLSAFEGMSGNAMCHALKHAPGLRNPFARGDIPDLAILVEVTRTWAPRAEEQDIDTLLETCLAEAWELPTEPLADALIGRPEQTWALRHALSEGVKHAGHLFAFDLAFERGTLTDFLDHMRSALPVKFPELQICDFGHYGDGGVHFNLSRPGGPPSDLAAYETRLRDWVIDITVRQFGGSFSAEHGVGRKNQAYFDAYTPAPIKRLNKVLKTATSPAPLGAARFH; the protein is encoded by the coding sequence GTGACCGAAGCTGTTCTGAATCTGGAACGCCTTCCCCAGCAAAGCGCGACGGCCCTGGTCGTGCCATCTTCTGGCACGGCCGTCTTTGACATCCTGAATGCCCTTGAAACAGCGCTTGGCAGTCAGTTGTCGGCATTCGAGGGCATGTCCGGCAACGCCATGTGCCACGCGTTGAAACATGCGCCTGGCCTGCGCAACCCCTTTGCGCGGGGGGACATCCCCGATCTTGCCATTCTGGTCGAGGTCACCCGCACCTGGGCCCCCAGGGCGGAGGAACAGGACATCGACACGTTGCTGGAGACCTGCCTGGCCGAGGCTTGGGAACTACCGACTGAACCCTTGGCCGACGCGCTGATCGGGCGCCCCGAACAGACCTGGGCACTCAGGCACGCTCTGTCCGAAGGTGTCAAACACGCAGGCCACCTCTTTGCCTTTGACCTGGCCTTTGAACGTGGCACCCTGACGGACTTCCTGGACCACATGCGCAGCGCCCTGCCCGTCAAATTCCCCGAGTTGCAGATTTGCGATTTCGGCCACTACGGCGACGGAGGTGTGCATTTCAACCTGTCCCGTCCGGGTGGCCCCCCGTCGGATCTGGCCGCCTATGAAACCCGTCTCCGCGATTGGGTGATCGACATCACCGTGCGCCAGTTCGGCGGCAGTTTCAGCGCCGAACACGGGGTTGGCCGCAAGAACCAGGCCTATTTCGACGCCTACACCCCCGCCCCGATCAAACGCCTGAACAAGGTGCTCAAAACCGCGACCTCGCCCGCCCCGCTGGGGGCTGCACGGTTCCACTGA
- a CDS encoding class I fructose-bisphosphate aldolase, giving the protein MRISSKARMNRMFTNGGCLDVAIDHGVCNEPSFMVGLEDMPAVMNTLIDAKPDAIQCAYGQADLLQSRPEKDKPALVMRIDMGNPYNDQRHRVMWSMLQNADDPIIGALEMDAAAVVVNLFMLPDEPELFRQCVENISRVRAACSTYGMPLMIEPLVMLPNDVRGGYQVDGNAEKIVTLVRLASEMGADIVKADPTEDPEDFHRVIEAARVPVLVRGGGKEDLKTVLMKSAALIAQGAQGMVYGRNIYQHDNPKAVVAALMAMIHNGADGEEAWDIYNRG; this is encoded by the coding sequence ATGCGTATTAGCAGCAAAGCCCGCATGAACCGGATGTTCACCAATGGTGGATGTCTGGATGTCGCCATTGACCATGGTGTGTGCAACGAACCCAGCTTCATGGTGGGGCTGGAAGATATGCCAGCCGTTATGAACACGCTGATTGATGCCAAGCCGGACGCGATCCAATGCGCCTATGGTCAGGCGGATCTGTTGCAGAGCCGACCGGAAAAGGACAAGCCCGCGCTGGTGATGCGGATCGACATGGGCAACCCCTATAACGATCAGCGTCACCGGGTCATGTGGTCAATGCTGCAAAACGCTGACGATCCGATCATCGGCGCGCTTGAAATGGACGCTGCCGCCGTGGTGGTGAACCTGTTCATGCTGCCCGATGAGCCCGAGCTGTTCCGCCAATGCGTGGAAAACATCAGCCGGGTGCGCGCGGCCTGCAGCACATATGGCATGCCTCTGATGATCGAGCCGCTGGTGATGCTGCCCAATGATGTGCGCGGCGGATATCAGGTGGATGGCAATGCGGAAAAAATTGTCACATTGGTACGGTTGGCCTCGGAAATGGGGGCGGATATCGTCAAGGCGGACCCAACCGAAGACCCAGAGGACTTTCATCGCGTGATTGAGGCCGCCCGCGTGCCGGTTCTGGTGCGAGGTGGCGGCAAGGAAGACCTGAAAACCGTGCTGATGAAATCGGCGGCTCTGATAGCGCAGGGTGCGCAGGGGATGGTTTATGGCCGCAATATCTATCAGCATGACAATCCAAAGGCCGTTGTGGCGGCTTTGATGGCGATGATTCACAATGGCGCTGATGGCGAAGAGGCCTGGGATATCTACAACCGTGGCTGA
- a CDS encoding glycerol-3-phosphate dehydrogenase/oxidase: MVVIGGGINGIGAYRELALQGLRVLLVERNDFCSGCSSAPSRMIHGGLRYLENGEFDLVRESLQERDALLRNAPHLVRPLPTVIPITSVFSGLFNAAASFVGWQGKPSSRGALPIKLGLSLYDWVTRNRRVLPRHNFNLQSTTRKLWPGLTPAARRSAVYYDAWISHPERLCIELLRDVVQASAQSVALNYCEITQKEGVVTMFDQRGDELFELRPKVIVNATGAWLDDTVQALSGNAAGRLVSGTKGSHLIIDNPDLMQALGGHMAYFENTDGRVCIVFPYLGKVLAGATDIRVDRATRVRCETDELEYILGSLRLVFPEIAVTPDQVVFSYSGIRPLPHSDQYFTGRISRGHHTKRLDGPVPQFCMIGGKWTTFRAFAEQTADQVMGALNHTRRLSTLELPIGGGHGFPTDRRALEQQLQADFGIPTERAAHLVDHYGTQAADVARHCQATAQDAPLVPDCAYTQAEVDWLLRSEFVETLSDVILRRTGLAITGAISMEVIEAVSDIMLQARSLGPADMARQQTTLIEELAEYHGVTSDALTARNKERSRECVLAAKPA; the protein is encoded by the coding sequence GTGGTCGTCATTGGCGGCGGTATCAATGGGATTGGCGCCTACCGCGAGCTGGCGCTTCAGGGGTTGCGGGTTCTACTGGTCGAGCGGAATGATTTTTGCTCTGGGTGCAGTTCTGCGCCATCGCGGATGATCCACGGCGGGTTACGTTATCTGGAAAACGGCGAGTTCGATCTGGTGCGCGAGTCCCTGCAGGAACGCGATGCTTTGCTGCGCAATGCTCCGCATCTGGTGCGGCCATTGCCAACGGTCATCCCGATCACCTCGGTTTTTTCGGGTCTGTTCAATGCTGCGGCCAGTTTTGTTGGATGGCAGGGCAAACCGTCAAGCCGGGGGGCTTTGCCGATCAAGTTGGGGCTGTCGCTTTATGACTGGGTGACGCGCAATCGCCGAGTACTGCCGCGCCACAACTTCAACTTGCAAAGCACGACGCGCAAGCTCTGGCCGGGGCTTACACCGGCGGCGCGGCGCTCGGCGGTTTACTATGACGCCTGGATCAGCCACCCGGAACGTCTGTGCATCGAGCTTTTGCGCGACGTGGTCCAAGCGTCGGCGCAATCGGTTGCGCTGAACTATTGCGAGATCACGCAGAAAGAGGGCGTGGTCACGATGTTTGATCAACGCGGGGATGAGCTGTTCGAACTGCGCCCCAAGGTAATCGTCAACGCCACCGGAGCCTGGCTGGATGACACGGTCCAGGCCCTGTCGGGCAATGCGGCGGGCCGGTTGGTTTCGGGCACAAAGGGCTCGCATCTGATCATCGACAACCCCGACCTGATGCAGGCGCTTGGCGGTCACATGGCCTATTTCGAAAACACGGATGGGCGGGTCTGTATCGTGTTTCCCTATCTGGGCAAGGTGCTGGCCGGGGCTACGGACATTCGCGTTGATCGGGCCACCCGGGTGCGCTGCGAAACGGATGAACTTGAATACATCCTGGGCTCGTTGCGGTTGGTGTTCCCAGAAATTGCAGTCACGCCGGATCAGGTCGTATTCAGCTATAGCGGCATTCGCCCGCTGCCCCATAGCGATCAATATTTCACGGGCCGCATTTCGCGGGGTCACCATACCAAGCGGTTGGACGGTCCGGTGCCACAGTTCTGCATGATCGGCGGCAAATGGACCACTTTCCGCGCTTTTGCCGAACAGACCGCTGATCAGGTCATGGGTGCGTTGAACCATACGCGCAGGTTGTCGACGCTGGAGTTGCCCATCGGCGGAGGGCATGGGTTTCCGACCGATCGCCGTGCCCTGGAACAGCAGTTACAAGCGGACTTTGGCATTCCGACCGAGCGGGCCGCGCATCTGGTCGATCATTATGGAACGCAGGCCGCAGATGTGGCCCGCCATTGTCAGGCTACCGCGCAGGACGCACCCCTTGTCCCCGACTGCGCCTACACCCAGGCCGAGGTTGACTGGTTGCTCAGATCCGAATTCGTCGAAACGCTGTCCGACGTCATCCTGCGCCGCACCGGGCTGGCCATCACTGGCGCCATTTCGATGGAGGTGATCGAGGCTGTCTCGGACATCATGCTGCAGGCCCGCAGTCTTGGCCCGGCGGATATGGCGCGGCAGCAAACCACCCTGATTGAAGAATTGGCAGAGTATCACGGCGTGACGTCTGATGCCTTGACCGCACGAAACAAGGAACGGAGTAGAGAATGCGTATTAGCAGCAAAGCCCGCATGA